In the Flavobacterium pallidum genome, one interval contains:
- a CDS encoding RNA polymerase sigma factor — MEETNLIPHLFRTEYRKIVSVLCTSFGIQHIEIAEDIVSDTFLAASELWGLKGLPPNPAAWLYTVAKNKTKNYLKRDAFFAQKLAVEIRHNAGSSEEIDIDLSEKSIADSQLAMIFTVCNPCIPAEAQVALALNLLCGFGTQEIADAFLTNNDTIYKRLARAKEKLKSEQVKIEHPSQEAVSERLEMVLRTLYLLFNEGYYSGSQKTIIREDLCAEAMRLNYLLVENERTDSPSANALLSLMCFHASRFKARTNENGETILYDDQDTNLWDYGLIDKGVYFMDRAFRGEKLSKYHLEAGIAYWHTQKEDNAGKWENILQLYNQLLIIEYSPIAALNRTFALAKANGSRQAIMEAEKLQLTSNPFWYSLLGHLYSEVNLPKAIDHYQKALALAHSEAERITIRKKLSALG; from the coding sequence ATGGAGGAAACCAACCTCATACCCCATTTATTCAGGACAGAGTACCGGAAAATCGTTTCGGTGCTCTGTACTTCTTTTGGGATACAGCACATCGAGATTGCCGAGGACATAGTGAGCGATACGTTTCTCGCTGCCTCGGAATTGTGGGGACTCAAAGGCTTGCCGCCCAATCCGGCTGCATGGCTCTATACCGTTGCCAAGAACAAGACCAAAAATTACCTGAAGCGCGATGCCTTCTTTGCCCAAAAGCTTGCAGTAGAAATCAGGCATAACGCAGGAAGCTCCGAGGAAATCGACATAGACCTTTCTGAAAAAAGCATTGCCGACAGCCAGCTGGCCATGATTTTCACCGTTTGCAATCCTTGCATTCCCGCTGAAGCGCAGGTCGCATTGGCATTGAACCTGCTTTGTGGTTTCGGGACACAGGAGATCGCCGATGCATTCCTGACCAATAACGACACCATTTACAAAAGGCTGGCAAGAGCCAAAGAAAAGCTCAAATCGGAACAGGTGAAAATCGAGCACCCTTCACAGGAAGCGGTAAGCGAAAGGCTCGAAATGGTGTTGCGCACGCTGTACCTGCTCTTTAACGAAGGCTATTATTCAGGTTCGCAGAAAACCATCATCAGGGAAGATCTTTGTGCCGAAGCCATGCGGCTGAACTATCTGCTGGTTGAAAATGAAAGGACAGATAGCCCTTCAGCCAACGCCTTACTGTCATTGATGTGTTTCCATGCGTCGCGTTTTAAAGCGCGTACGAATGAAAACGGGGAAACCATCCTATATGACGACCAGGATACAAACCTTTGGGATTATGGCCTGATCGATAAAGGCGTTTATTTTATGGACCGTGCCTTCCGGGGCGAAAAATTATCGAAGTACCACCTTGAGGCCGGGATCGCCTATTGGCACACACAGAAGGAAGACAACGCCGGGAAATGGGAAAATATCCTTCAATTGTACAATCAACTGCTGATTATTGAGTATTCACCGATTGCCGCACTCAATCGTACTTTTGCCTTAGCGAAAGCGAATGGCAGCCGGCAGGCCATTATGGAGGCTGAGAAACTACAACTCACCAGCAATCCTTTTTGGTATTCTTTGCTGGGCCATTTGTATTCGGAAGTCAATCTGCCGAAAGCCATCGATCATTATCAGAAAGCATTGGCACTGGCACATTCGGAAGCGGAAAGGATTACGATAAGGAAAAAATTATCCGCTTTAGGGTAA
- a CDS encoding GAF domain-containing protein gives MTFEELKPKVADILHHTNVLLEDKLLQVCHLLRDNIDYYDWVGFYFRNGDKEELKLGPYAGEPTDHTIIPFGKGICGQVAVSNQNFVVPDVTAQDNYIACSFTVKSEIVIPLFVKGENVGQIDIDSEDFDAFTDADERFLEYVNQEVAKLLEK, from the coding sequence ATGACTTTCGAGGAATTAAAACCCAAGGTGGCCGATATTTTACATCATACTAATGTGTTGCTGGAGGACAAACTGCTGCAGGTTTGTCACCTGTTGCGCGACAATATTGATTATTATGACTGGGTCGGGTTTTATTTCCGCAATGGCGATAAGGAAGAATTGAAGCTTGGCCCTTATGCCGGCGAACCTACAGACCACACTATTATCCCTTTCGGGAAAGGCATCTGCGGGCAGGTAGCGGTCTCGAACCAGAATTTCGTTGTACCCGATGTCACCGCTCAGGACAATTACATTGCCTGCTCGTTTACGGTAAAGTCAGAAATTGTAATCCCTTTGTTTGTAAAAGGTGAAAATGTCGGGCAGATCGATATCGATTCCGAAGATTTTGATGCCTTTACAGATGCCGACGAACGATTTTTGGAATATGTCAATCAGGAAGTCGCGAAGTTATTGGAGAAGTAA
- a CDS encoding HAD family hydrolase → MVYKNIIFDFGGVLVDWNPRHLYKDHFKDPEEMEWFLKNICTDEWNIEQDRGRPLSEATMGLQREFPGHSDMIALFYGQWEVMLKGDIPETVALLYKLKEKKYPLYGLTNWSAETIDIAYRRFPFFKVFDGIVVSGTEKLIKPDPGIYQLLLDRYHLKAEESIFIDDNIHNVNAAREMGFYAIHFQNPAQLEAALSEVIPA, encoded by the coding sequence ATGGTATACAAAAACATCATCTTCGACTTCGGAGGCGTATTGGTGGACTGGAACCCAAGGCATTTGTACAAAGACCATTTCAAGGATCCGGAGGAAATGGAATGGTTCCTGAAAAACATCTGTACCGACGAATGGAACATCGAGCAGGACCGCGGGCGTCCGCTTTCGGAAGCCACAATGGGCTTGCAGCGGGAATTTCCCGGACATAGCGACATGATCGCGCTGTTCTACGGGCAATGGGAAGTCATGCTCAAAGGCGACATCCCGGAAACGGTGGCGCTGCTGTATAAGCTGAAGGAAAAAAAATATCCGTTGTATGGCCTGACCAACTGGTCTGCAGAGACGATTGATATTGCTTACCGCAGGTTTCCGTTTTTTAAGGTATTTGACGGCATCGTAGTATCAGGAACCGAAAAGCTTATTAAACCCGACCCAGGGATTTACCAATTGCTGCTCGACAGGTACCATCTGAAAGCGGAAGAAAGCATCTTTATAGACGACAACATCCACAATGTCAATGCTGCAAGGGAAATGGGTTTTTATGCGATACATTTTCAAAACCCGGCACAATTGGAAGCGGCGCTTTCCGAAGTGATACCAGCGTAA
- a CDS encoding YciI family protein, producing the protein MKNFLFIFRADHNKAPQLSPEEMQANTKRWMDWIGSIAAQNKLVDRGNRLEDSGKIVKSSTLVTDGPYSEIKETIGGYTMIQADDYDEATELAKGCPIFDVGGHVEVREVRTL; encoded by the coding sequence ATGAAAAACTTCTTATTTATTTTCAGGGCAGACCACAACAAAGCACCACAACTTTCTCCGGAAGAAATGCAGGCCAATACCAAACGCTGGATGGACTGGATTGGCAGTATTGCTGCACAAAACAAACTTGTAGACCGTGGCAACCGACTTGAAGACAGCGGTAAAATCGTCAAATCTTCTACCCTCGTCACCGATGGCCCTTATTCTGAAATCAAGGAAACCATTGGTGGCTATACGATGATCCAGGCCGATGATTATGATGAAGCAACGGAACTCGCAAAAGGATGCCCGATCTTCGATGTGGGCGGACATGTTGAAGTCCGCGAAGTACGCACGCTGTAA
- the xrtF gene encoding exosortase family protein XrtF, which produces MKSYLQQYKPFLIFLGKFLFSYFLLLFLYQLYLNSFDASRFEPDGATKLVSENTVWFLRVTGHDAEIYPHPRESSYKLFLDGHSIARIVEGCNAVSVMILFAAFIIAFSSKWLRTSLFIISGILLIHVLNVIRVGLISVAMEKYPQYKGLLHDVIFPLFIYGVVFGLWVLWINKYSFYAKKTPRT; this is translated from the coding sequence ATGAAATCCTACCTGCAGCAGTACAAGCCTTTTTTGATTTTCCTGGGGAAATTCCTGTTCAGTTATTTCCTGCTGCTGTTCCTTTATCAATTGTACCTCAATAGTTTTGACGCTTCGCGCTTTGAACCGGATGGCGCTACTAAACTGGTTTCCGAAAACACTGTCTGGTTTTTAAGGGTGACCGGGCACGATGCCGAGATTTACCCGCACCCCCGGGAGTCTTCGTATAAATTATTCCTGGACGGCCACTCAATTGCCAGGATCGTGGAAGGGTGCAATGCGGTGAGCGTGATGATTCTGTTTGCGGCTTTTATCATCGCTTTCAGTTCGAAATGGCTGCGGACATCCCTTTTTATCATTTCAGGTATATTGCTGATCCATGTGCTGAATGTCATCCGTGTGGGGCTGATTTCCGTCGCGATGGAGAAATACCCGCAGTATAAAGGATTGCTGCACGATGTGATTTTTCCTTTGTTTATATATGGTGTCGTGTTTGGGCTTTGGGTGCTTTGGATCAATAAATATTCATTTTATGCTAAAAAAACTCCTCGCACATAA
- a CDS encoding helix-turn-helix domain-containing protein: MRKVKRGTLNPGQSSLVLDIRPAILSRGITHPTAFLQKLGINPNSVSKLLKGEACQINLIQLTKICTALRCEPNHLFARRDLHLDKDHPLMNLPQHRPVPDMMSVEEFLSKKSVEEVRRLLGR, from the coding sequence ATGAGAAAAGTCAAGCGCGGGACGCTAAATCCCGGCCAGAGCAGTCTGGTACTGGACATCAGGCCCGCTATCCTGAGCCGGGGCATCACGCACCCTACGGCATTTTTACAAAAGTTAGGCATCAATCCCAACTCGGTGAGCAAGCTGCTTAAAGGGGAAGCCTGCCAGATCAACCTGATACAGCTTACGAAGATCTGTACCGCACTGCGCTGCGAGCCCAACCACCTGTTTGCACGGCGCGACCTGCACCTCGACAAGGACCACCCGCTGATGAACCTCCCACAGCATAGGCCGGTCCCGGACATGATGAGCGTGGAGGAGTTTTTGAGTAAGAAGAGCGTGGAGGAGGTGAGGAGGTTGTTGGGGAGGTAG
- a CDS encoding AAA family ATPase → MSESGKIINVVSGKGGTGKTLFCSILAELLGNQGTQVLVVDLDVYVRGLTALLYFHKGEVLNILNAQEISVFDVLYNNQSLLFDKSELGIRRHRSFDILPAVNRIDQALNLDNPMLDENKFFSESLDTLINLIPLKKYDYVILDCRAGYDVLVSKIHSISDFSICVQEDDYISDVTANTLIKQLEKDNSQKPIFRIINKARNIHSFDKMGNGSTYIGRIPFDMDVMNSFGENSFWDDISKSLYKESLSEIWNRIAQKMELEPKLNFFRRSPLLNKSIEKKLGVFTLHERVMFIFGIIFTIAGFLYSDFAEAYYLISHGNPEKIISLTISLSGILIILMLYMNGFGRRK, encoded by the coding sequence ATGAGCGAATCAGGAAAGATCATCAATGTTGTTAGTGGAAAAGGAGGTACAGGTAAAACTCTATTTTGTTCAATTTTAGCAGAATTGTTAGGCAATCAGGGAACGCAGGTTCTTGTTGTTGATTTAGATGTTTACGTTAGAGGCCTGACTGCACTACTATATTTTCATAAAGGAGAAGTTTTAAATATTTTAAATGCTCAAGAAATTAGTGTTTTTGATGTTTTATATAATAACCAATCACTTTTGTTTGATAAATCCGAATTGGGTATTCGAAGGCATCGCTCTTTTGATATTCTTCCAGCAGTAAATAGAATTGATCAAGCTTTAAATCTTGATAATCCTATGCTTGATGAAAATAAATTTTTTAGTGAATCTCTAGATACATTAATAAATCTCATACCGTTAAAAAAATATGATTACGTAATACTAGATTGTAGGGCAGGTTATGATGTTTTAGTTTCAAAAATACATTCTATTTCAGATTTTTCAATTTGTGTTCAGGAAGATGACTACATATCAGATGTTACTGCAAATACTTTGATAAAGCAGCTTGAAAAAGATAACTCACAAAAACCTATTTTTAGAATTATTAATAAAGCAAGAAATATTCACTCATTTGATAAAATGGGTAATGGTTCAACATATATTGGACGCATACCATTTGATATGGATGTTATGAATAGTTTCGGAGAAAATAGTTTTTGGGATGACATTTCTAAATCGCTCTATAAAGAATCATTATCCGAAATTTGGAATAGAATAGCTCAAAAAATGGAATTAGAACCAAAACTGAATTTCTTTAGAAGGAGTCCATTGTTGAACAAATCTATTGAAAAAAAATTAGGTGTATTTACATTGCATGAGCGAGTAATGTTCATTTTTGGAATAATTTTTACTATAGCAGGTTTTTTATATAGTGATTTTGCAGAAGCATATTATCTTATTTCACACGGAAATCCAGAAAAGATAATTAGTCTGACTATTAGTCTTTCAGGAATATTAATCATTTTAATGTTGTACATGAATGGGTTTGGACGTAGAAAATGA
- a CDS encoding polyribonucleotide nucleotidyltransferase produces the protein MIPQLFVESIDLGDGRSITIETGRLAKQADGSVVVRIGKTVILGTVVSARKATPGVDFLPLTVDYREKFAAAGRFPGGFFKREARPSDSEVLTMRLVDRVLRPLFPSDYHAEVQVMIQLMSHDEDVMPDALAGLAASAALALSDIPFETLISEARVGRINGEFIINPSRAQLEESDIDMMIGASTDSIAMVEGEMKEISEKEMVEAIKFAHEHIKNQIAAQERLQAAFGKKEVREYDQEKSDEAIHAKVREAAYDKIYAIASKGSAKQERSAAFDAVKEEVKALFTEEELLENGDLVSKYFKEVNKEAVRNVTLDLGTRLDGRKTTEIRPIWCEVDYLPSVHGSALFTRGETQALATATLGTSREANQIDSPSEQGEEKFYLHYNFPPFSTGEARPLRGTSRREVGHGNLAQRALKNMIPAENPYTIRVVSEVLESNGSSSMATVCAGTLALMDAGVQMIRPVSGIAMGLITDGERFAVLSDILGDEDHLGDMDFKVTGTEKGITACQMDIKIDGLKYEIMEQALAQARDGRLHILGKLVETLDTPRADVKDHAPKIIMRTIPGAFIGALIGPGGKVIQELQKATGTTIVINEVNEEGIVEILGTDPAGIAAVLAKIDSIIFKPTVGESYEVKVIKMLDFGAVVEYTEAPGNEVLLHVSELDWARTENVSDVVNMGDVFMVKYIGIDPKTRKEKVSRKALMPRPPRDENAPREDRGPRPERRDDRGPRRDDRRDDRNRDNRGPRPERRDDNADKGSNNDQAEQAPQE, from the coding sequence ATGATTCCACAATTATTTGTAGAAAGCATCGATTTAGGTGATGGAAGAAGCATCACAATCGAGACAGGGCGCCTGGCGAAACAAGCCGACGGATCTGTAGTAGTAAGAATTGGAAAAACTGTCATTTTAGGCACAGTTGTTTCCGCAAGAAAAGCGACTCCGGGAGTTGACTTTTTACCTTTAACGGTAGATTACCGTGAGAAATTTGCAGCAGCCGGCCGTTTCCCGGGAGGTTTCTTCAAAAGGGAAGCGCGTCCAAGCGACAGCGAAGTATTGACCATGAGACTGGTAGACCGCGTTTTGCGTCCACTGTTTCCAAGTGATTACCATGCTGAAGTACAGGTGATGATCCAGTTGATGTCACATGACGAAGACGTGATGCCGGATGCATTGGCAGGTTTGGCCGCATCGGCAGCGTTGGCATTGTCTGACATCCCGTTTGAAACCTTGATTTCTGAAGCCAGGGTTGGCCGCATCAACGGTGAATTCATCATCAATCCAAGCCGCGCACAATTGGAAGAATCTGACATCGACATGATGATCGGTGCTTCAACCGATTCCATCGCGATGGTAGAAGGTGAAATGAAAGAGATTTCAGAAAAAGAAATGGTGGAAGCCATTAAATTCGCCCACGAACACATCAAAAACCAAATCGCGGCGCAGGAGCGTCTGCAGGCTGCTTTCGGTAAAAAAGAAGTACGCGAGTACGATCAGGAAAAATCCGATGAGGCCATCCATGCGAAAGTAAGGGAAGCCGCTTACGATAAAATCTACGCCATTGCAAGCAAAGGGTCGGCAAAACAAGAGCGTTCTGCTGCGTTTGACGCTGTAAAGGAAGAAGTAAAGGCTTTGTTCACCGAAGAAGAATTGCTTGAAAACGGGGACCTGGTTTCGAAATACTTTAAGGAAGTCAACAAAGAAGCCGTCCGTAACGTAACCTTAGATTTAGGCACACGCCTCGACGGAAGGAAAACGACTGAAATCCGCCCAATCTGGTGCGAAGTGGACTATCTGCCATCAGTACACGGATCGGCATTGTTCACCCGTGGAGAAACCCAGGCGCTGGCTACGGCAACATTGGGGACTTCAAGAGAAGCAAACCAAATCGATTCGCCATCAGAGCAAGGAGAAGAAAAATTCTACTTACACTATAATTTCCCGCCATTTTCTACCGGTGAAGCGCGTCCGTTAAGGGGTACTTCACGTCGTGAAGTGGGTCACGGAAACCTGGCACAACGCGCCCTGAAAAACATGATCCCTGCTGAGAATCCATACACGATCCGTGTGGTTTCCGAAGTATTGGAGTCTAACGGTTCCTCTTCTATGGCGACCGTTTGCGCCGGAACTCTGGCTTTGATGGATGCCGGTGTCCAGATGATCCGTCCGGTTTCAGGAATTGCTATGGGTTTGATTACAGATGGCGAGCGTTTCGCGGTATTGTCCGATATCCTGGGTGATGAAGATCACTTAGGCGATATGGATTTCAAGGTAACGGGAACTGAAAAAGGAATCACTGCCTGTCAGATGGACATCAAGATCGACGGTTTGAAATACGAAATCATGGAGCAGGCATTAGCGCAGGCACGTGACGGACGTTTGCATATCCTTGGAAAACTGGTTGAAACATTAGACACGCCACGTGCAGATGTTAAGGACCACGCTCCGAAAATCATCATGCGTACCATCCCTGGTGCGTTTATCGGCGCGCTTATCGGTCCTGGAGGAAAAGTAATCCAGGAATTGCAGAAAGCTACCGGAACAACCATCGTGATCAACGAGGTGAACGAAGAAGGCATCGTGGAAATCCTTGGTACCGATCCAGCGGGTATCGCTGCGGTACTGGCGAAAATCGATTCGATTATCTTCAAGCCTACTGTTGGTGAATCATACGAAGTGAAAGTCATTAAGATGCTTGACTTCGGTGCTGTCGTAGAATATACGGAAGCTCCGGGCAACGAGGTATTGCTGCACGTTTCAGAATTGGACTGGGCACGTACTGAAAATGTATCTGACGTGGTGAATATGGGCGATGTGTTTATGGTGAAATACATCGGCATCGATCCTAAGACCCGGAAAGAAAAAGTGTCAAGGAAAGCCCTGATGCCAAGACCTCCAAGGGACGAAAACGCCCCAAGGGAAGACCGTGGACCGCGTCCGGAGAGACGTGACGACCGTGGCCCGAGAAGGGATGACCGCAGGGACGACAGGAACCGTGACAACCGCGGGCCACGTCCTGAAAGAAGAGATGACAACGCCGACAAAGGATCGAACAACGATCAGGCGGAGCAGGCTCCTCAGGAATAA
- the rpsO gene encoding 30S ribosomal protein S15, producing the protein MYLTKEVKEEIFAKHGGAATNTGSAEGQIALFTHRISHLTEHLKKNRHDFNTERSLVLLVGKRRALLDYLKKKDINRYREIIKVLNIRK; encoded by the coding sequence ATGTACTTAACTAAAGAAGTTAAAGAAGAAATCTTCGCTAAACACGGAGGAGCAGCAACAAACACAGGAAGCGCTGAAGGTCAGATCGCATTGTTCACACACAGGATTTCACATCTTACGGAGCACCTGAAAAAAAATCGCCACGATTTCAACACAGAGCGTTCGCTTGTGTTACTGGTAGGTAAAAGAAGGGCGTTACTTGATTATCTGAAGAAAAAAGACATCAACAGATATCGTGAGATCATCAAAGTATTGAATATCAGAAAATAA
- a CDS encoding carboxymuconolactone decarboxylase family protein, which produces MEQRIKVFEKGQQAMGVMYGFGKYLSKSPLEKSLLHLVYYRVSQLNQCAFCLDMHSKDLLAEGEDVQRLLVIDAWREAPFYSQRERAALAWAESLTTINGGLVADTIYNEAKAQFSEQELIDLTLAVIAINGYNRVNIAFGAEVGTYQVGQFN; this is translated from the coding sequence ATGGAACAAAGAATTAAAGTTTTTGAAAAAGGCCAACAGGCGATGGGTGTCATGTATGGATTTGGAAAATACCTTTCAAAATCACCCTTAGAAAAATCTTTACTACATTTGGTTTATTACAGGGTGTCACAGCTCAACCAATGCGCGTTTTGCCTTGACATGCACTCTAAAGATTTGCTTGCAGAGGGAGAAGACGTACAACGCCTTTTAGTAATCGATGCCTGGCGTGAAGCTCCATTCTATTCACAGAGGGAGCGTGCGGCATTGGCCTGGGCGGAATCGCTGACCACCATTAACGGCGGTTTGGTAGCCGATACCATTTATAACGAAGCCAAGGCCCAATTCAGCGAACAGGAACTGATCGATCTTACCCTGGCTGTCATCGCCATCAACGGGTACAACCGCGTCAACATTGCTTTCGGGGCCGAAGTAGGGACTTATCAGGTAGGACAATTCAATTAA